The proteins below come from a single Aptenodytes patagonicus chromosome 20, bAptPat1.pri.cur, whole genome shotgun sequence genomic window:
- the AOC3 gene encoding LOW QUALITY PROTEIN: amine oxidase [copper-containing] 3 (The sequence of the model RefSeq protein was modified relative to this genomic sequence to represent the inferred CDS: inserted 4 bases in 2 codons), with product MVPSKSQAHLRTSPCXSSPGLFPVEKTXEKNKPNQTQPLLLESHWEDSAAGNTPCRTAGTLSASADTNMKTVLILLVLALATIFALVCVLLTRGRAPSTCQHQPPEQEDTDDGQSLVFADLTPEEMVQVVRYLQENLGVQLVDASHAKPSDNCIASVDVQVPAKAEVLRFLDGGGARPPREALAVLYFGNQPDPNVTEYVVGPLPTPAYHRDITVQKYGGKVPYHRRPVTGNEYVDINALIQQELRKAPRFLDACCESDGTDLAILTTAPRGFKSGDRVTWFVLFHSVPGTGYYLSPVGLEVLVEHGDLHVSCWRLHQVFYNGRYFASMGDLEDAFVANLLEVVRIKKPQAKAVLGSMRPRHPPGSPGPLQYEPQGPRYSIRENRVTFQGWSITFGMNPNSGPRLFDIRYRGERIVYELSLQEALALYSSNCPGGMSTRYLDGSFGIGRFAYELVRGLDCPYMATYVDRHYLAESETPKTNQNSLCIFEHDAALPLRRHFSDSQSLYYGGLRKNTLVIRAISTLINYDYIWDFMFHSSGAVEVQVHATGYISSSFLHGRGTDYGNRVGPHTLGTMHLHHIHYKVDLDVDGQLNSLETQDMGYELVKDPWSMQNTIERPYLRRERLEREDEAAFPLNAPMPRYISFASPKSNKWGHPRSYRIQITSFAGEHLPTSSPMERSISWGRYQLAVTRRKEEEPTSTSIYNQNDPWTPTIVFADFINNETITNEDLVAWISVGFLHVPHAEDVPNTVTVGNGIGFFLRPYNYFDEDPSVDSPDSVYFSSEQDAGACGANPLACLPPAVACAPHLPPFHYGGFLNLSLAPLPGGL from the exons ATGGTTCCCAGCAAATCCCAGGCACATCTGAGAACATCTCCCTG GAGCTCTCCCGGGCTGTTCCCCGttgagaaaac agagaaaaacaaacccaaccaaacccagcCCCTTCTGTTGGAGAGTCACTGGGAGGATTCTGCAGCTGGAAACACACCCTGCCGGACTGCAGGAACTCTCAGTGCCTCAGCAGACACGAACATGAAAACTGTGCTCATCCTCCTCGTTCTGGCTTTAGCCACGATATTTGCTTTAGTCTGTGTGTTGCTGACCAGAGGAAGGGCCCCCAGCACCTGCCAGCACCAGCCCCCGGAGCAGGAGGACACCGATGACGGCCAGAGCCTGGTCTTTGCCGATCTGACACCCGAAGAGATGGTGCAAGTGGTGCGGTACCTGCAGGAAAACCTTGGGGTGCAGCTGGTCGATGCCTCGCATGCAAAACCCTCCGACAACTGCATCGCCTCTGTCGACGTGCAGGTCCCCGCCAAGGCAGAGGTGCTGCGGTTCCTGGATGGTGGTGGGGCTCGCCCCCCCCGGGAGGCGCTGGCTGTGCTGTACTTTGGGAACCAGCCAGACCCCAACGTCACCGAGTACGTGGTGGGTCCGCTGCCGACGCCAGCGTATCACCGGGACATCACAGTGCAGAAGTACGGGGGGAAGGTGCCGTACCACCGCAGACCTGTTACCGGCAACGAGTATGTGGATATCAATGCCCTCATTCAGCAGGAGCTGAGAAAGGCACCGCGCTTCCTCGATGCGTGCTGTGAGTCCGACGGGACTGACCTGGCTATCCTCACGACGGCCCCGCGGGGCTTCAAGTCTGGCGACCGCGTGACCTGGTTTGTCCTTTTCCACAGCGTGCCTGGCACCGGCTACTACCTCTCACCGGTGgggctggaggtgctggtggagcATGGGGATCTCCACGTCTCCTGCTGGCGGCTGCACCAAGTCTTCTACAACGGCCGGTACTTTGCCAGCATGGGGGATCTGGAGGATGCATTTGTGGCCAACTTGCTGGAGGTTGTCAGGATCAAGAAGCCCCAGGCCAAAGCAGTGCTGGGCTCGATGAGACCCAGGCACCCACCCGGTTCTCCGGGTCCGCTGCAGTACGAGCCCCAGGGTCCCCGCTACAGCATCAGGGAAAACCGCGTCACGTTCCAGGGCTGGAGCATCACCTTCGGCATGAACCCCAACTCCGGCCCGCGCCTCTTTGACATCAGGTACCGTGGGGAGAGGATTGTCTACGAGCTGAGTCTCCAGGAAGCCTTAGCCCTGTACAGCTCCAACTGCCCTGGGGGCATGTCAACCCGCTACCTTGATGGGAGCTTCGGCATCGGCAGGTTTGCCTACGAGCTTGTCCGGGGCCTTGACTGCCCCTACATGGCGACCTACGTGGACCGGCACTATCTGGCAGAGTCAGAgacccccaaaaccaaccaaaactcGCTCTGCATTTTTGAGCATGACGCTGCCCTCCCTCTGCGGCGCCACTTCTCCGACTCACAGTCCTTGTACTACGGTGGGCTGCGGAAAAACACACTAGTCATCCGTGCCATTTCCACTCTCATCAACTACGACTACATCTGGGACTTCATGTTCCACAGCAGCGGGGCCGTGGAGGTCCAGGTGCACGCCACTGGCTACATCAGTTCCTCCTTCCTCCACGGCCGAGGCACCGACTATGGCAACAGGGTTGGGCCCCACACACTGGGGACTATGCACCTCCACCACATCCACTACAAGGTGGACCTGGATGTCGACG GGCAGCTGAACTCTCTGGAGACCCAAGACATGGGGTATGAGCTCGTGAAAGATCCCTGGAGCATGCAGAACACCATTGAGCGGCCATACCTCCgcagggagaggctggagagGGAGGACGAGGCGGCGTTCCCGCTTAATGCCCCCATGCCCCGCTACATCTCCTTTGCTAGCCCCAAGTCCAACAAGTGGGGACATCCACGCAGCTACCGGATCCAGATCACCAGCTTTGCCGGGGAGCACCTGCCCACCAGCAGCCCCATGGAGAGATCCATCAGCTGGGGCAG GTACCAGCTGGCTGTCACACGACGGAAGGAGGAGGAGCCCACCAGCACCAGCATCTACAACCAGAATGACCCCTGGACACCCACCATTGTCTTTGCCGACTTCATCAACAACGAGACCATCACCAATGAG gacCTGGTCGCCTGGATCTCTGTGGGGTTCCTGCATGTCCCCCACGCCGAAGACGTCCCCAACACAGTGACCGTGGGGAACGGCATTGGCTTTTTCCTGAGGCCCTACAACTATTTCGACGAGGATCCCTCAGTGGACTCGCCCGACAGTGTCTACTTCAGCAGCGAGCAGGACGCCGGAGCATGCGGAGCCAACCCCCTcgcctgcctgccccctgccGTCGCCTGtgccccccacctgcccccctTCCACTATGGGGGCTTCCTCAACCTCAGcctggccccgctgcccggcgggcTCTGA